The genomic window TCAACTATTCCCGGTGGCTGATATTGGCTTCGGCTTATCTAATAAAAAGCCTTGGCAAATATCAATACCTAAATATTTAGCAATCGATAAATCCGTTTCCTGTTCAATTCCAACTAACACTACTTTTATATTGTAATTATGAGCATAGTTTATAAGCGATTTAATCATTTGCTGTTTAGGCTGTGAATTCGATAGATTTCGTGAAAAAAAGCGATCAAGTTTAATAAAATTCGGTTCGAGCTCGATAATCATATCAAGGGAAGACCAGCCTTTTCCAATATCATCAATAGCAATCAGATAGCCTAATTCCTTTAAGTGGGTAATCCTTTCTTTTAAAGCAGAAAGATTTTCTACATAATCAGTATTGACGATTTCAAATACAATATTATGTTTCGTGGATGCATATTGGATTGACATCTTGTTTATAAATTCAGGAAAATCAGGATGCAAAATCGTAGTTGGGAAGATATTTATGAATAAGAGATCTTTTAATGTATTTTCTTCGGAGTTGTAAGTTTTTAAAACCTTTTCAATTGACTTTGTTTCAAGCTCAAAAAGTTTATGAACTATTTTAGCTTGTCTAAAAATCATGTCTGCTTCTCCTATATGTGACCGCAGCAATATTTCTGCCCCAATTCTTGACCAGTCATTTGTGCTATATAAGGATTGCGAATAATGGTAAAAATCATCTTTTTCTATTAGTTGATGTATAGCTGACGTAGTAATCATTTTTACTGCCCTTTCTCTTTTAAAAGTTGGGATATCGTAATTATATATAAAGAAATTTTACGTCATATACTTGTATTATTCAAGTTAATCATGAACCTGGAATTCTATTTTTCTAATATCCTGAATGGCATGTTCCAATAAATTTAAAAGATTATGATCATGTAAAGTTTCAAATCTAACTTTAAAGTCTTGATAGATTTTATCAACAGCTGCCTCGAAATCTTGACGATTCGTGACATCATTTTTAACTTCCATCATGATTAATGTTAGTAATTTGTTACGTACATTCGAATAACTATCCAACTGCGCTCCTGCTTCGTCTGTTTCAACTGTTGTCGTTAATTTTTTACCTGTTTCGGAATTTATATATGTTATCTTTTGCTCGTTTATATATTCCCCCACTTTTTTACCCCCGTTTCTACGTTTTCCTTAATTATACAAATTTCATGTTCATTCTGAAAGGAAATCTTATTAGAAAAATATTCATTAGAAAAGCCGACTTAGTAGTCGGCTTTTACAATGTTCAAACTGTAACAATATTATCCTTTTTTTGTTCATCGTTTTTCTTATCTAAAAGTTCTTTTCCAGCAATGCCCGGATGGGTCATTTCAAACGGCTGCAAAATGGTATCAAGCTCCTCGGTTGTTAATACTCCTCTTTCGAGAACAATTTCCCTTACAGGTCGTCTAGAAGCAATCGCTTCCTTGGCAATTGAAGCTGCTGTTTCATAACCAACATGAGGGTTAATGGCCGTTATAATGCCTACACTATTATTTACATAATCTTGCATTTTTTCTTTATTAGCTGTTATCCCGCTTAGACAATGCTCACGGAACACTGTAAATACATTTGTCATCACCTTGATTGATTGTAATAAGTTAAAAATAACAACCGGCTCCATCACGTTCAATTCAAATTGTCCTGCTTCACATGCCATCGTAATCGTCAGATCATTACCTGCTACTTGGAATGCACTTTGATTTAAAACTTCCGCCATAACTGGATTTACCTTTCCCGGCATGATAGAAGATCCCGGTTGACGTGCTGGCAAGTTAATTTCTCCAAATCCACAACGTGGACCAGAAGTCATTATTCGGAAATCATTTGCTATCTTGGACATATTCATCATACAGATTTTCAAAGCAGCAGATACTTCAAGATAGCAATCTGTATTTTGCGTACCGTCTACAAGATTTTGAGCTCCTACTAACGGCTGCCCACTAAATTCGGCGAGGTAGCTCACAACTTTCTCTATATAATTCGGATCAGCATTCAAGCCAGTGCCTACGGCCGTCGCCCCCATATTTACTTCATATAAATTTTCGCGAGTTTTGCTAATGCGATTAATATCTCGTCTTAACACACGTGCATATGCTTCAAATTCTTGTCCTAAGCGAATTGGTACCGCATCCTGTAAATGTGTCCGGCCCATTTTAATGATATCATCAAATTCTTCAGCCTTTCTTAGGAACTCTGCATGTAAATCCTCCATAACAAGTAGAAGTTTATCTACTGTTGCAAGAGTGGAAAGATGTATAGCTGTTGGGAATGAATCATTTGTTGATTGTGCCATATTGACATGTGTATTAGGGCTAATTACTTTATAATTGCCTTTCTCTTCACCAATCATCTCTAATGCGCGGTTAGCGATGACTTCATTTGTATTCATATTAATCGATGTTCCCGCACCACCTTGGATTGGGTCAACAATAAACTCTCCATGTAATTTACCTTCGATAATTTCATCAGCAGCTTTAACGATTGCGTTCGCTATTTTCTCATCTAACTGACCAATGGCATTATTTGCAAGAGCTGAGCTTTTTTTAACAATCGCCATTGCTATAATTAATGCTTCGTCAATTTTGTATCCAGTGATTGGGAAGTTTTCAATTGCCCGCATTGTTTGAACCC from Bacillus sp. (in: firmicutes) includes these protein-coding regions:
- a CDS encoding EAL domain-containing protein — protein: MITTSAIHQLIEKDDFYHYSQSLYSTNDWSRIGAEILLRSHIGEADMIFRQAKIVHKLFELETKSIEKVLKTYNSEENTLKDLLFINIFPTTILHPDFPEFINKMSIQYASTKHNIVFEIVNTDYVENLSALKERITHLKELGYLIAIDDIGKGWSSLDMIIELEPNFIKLDRFFSRNLSNSQPKQQMIKSLINYAHNYNIKVVLVGIEQETDLSIAKYLGIDICQGFLLDKPKPISATGNS
- the aspA gene encoding aspartate ammonia-lyase, with protein sequence MNNNGQFRVEKDFLGEKSVPVNAYYGVQTMRAIENFPITGYKIDEALIIAMAIVKKSSALANNAIGQLDEKIANAIVKAADEIIEGKLHGEFIVDPIQGGAGTSINMNTNEVIANRALEMIGEEKGNYKVISPNTHVNMAQSTNDSFPTAIHLSTLATVDKLLLVMEDLHAEFLRKAEEFDDIIKMGRTHLQDAVPIRLGQEFEAYARVLRRDINRISKTRENLYEVNMGATAVGTGLNADPNYIEKVVSYLAEFSGQPLVGAQNLVDGTQNTDCYLEVSAALKICMMNMSKIANDFRIMTSGPRCGFGEINLPARQPGSSIMPGKVNPVMAEVLNQSAFQVAGNDLTITMACEAGQFELNVMEPVVIFNLLQSIKVMTNVFTVFREHCLSGITANKEKMQDYVNNSVGIITAINPHVGYETAASIAKEAIASRRPVREIVLERGVLTTEELDTILQPFEMTHPGIAGKELLDKKNDEQKKDNIVTV